The region ATCTGCCACTGTGACTGTACATTGTCTGCTTGTTTGGGGTACATGATCCTAGTGGATGCTCATCATTATGCGTCACTTTTACCTTTGTAATCAATTAGAGAATAATGCTGTCATGTTAGTGACCGTTAATCTTGGATTTCTTAATAAGACCCGGCCACACAAGCTTTGAGCTATGTTTCAGAGAAAAGTAATTAAGATTTGAAGCATGGTGTTGCAgttcatgcagcagcagcatatgCTTTACTAGTATGGGCAAATATCAGTTTGCAGGAACCCACAGGCTATGAGGTCAAAACATGGAACCAGAACAGCCAGGACACTGATGAACACGGAGATGTGGGACATCCCAGCTGTCCCACATCTCCAATGACCTTCATTTGGCAACTCTCCCCAGTGTCAAGCAAGCACACTCTAATGGGCAGCTAGGCTGAACTGACAGAGCCGGAGCCCTCTGGGCTACTGTCAAATCAGCCACTGGCTGTGTTTAATAATGTGAACTCAGTCCTGAATGGAAATTTTGCCTGATAACATTTGTAGCTAGCTTTCCTCTGGACAGCTGAGCCAGCCAACCAACTTAGGTGTAAAGTACGGAAGATGGAGGTTAGGGGTTGGAAAGGTTAAGTACGTGTTAAACATGTCATGTGCCAGTTTATGCTCTGTCCATTGCTATTTAAGTGTACTTAATTGCATGATGTAATGGTTGTGTTTCAGAGGGAATAATAATTGTTTCCAAAGAAATACTGACATGTACATATTAAGAAATTTTGTACCTTTGTATTGGATGCTGCTCAATAAGTGCAGTGCATGTACAAAAAATAGAAGTAGGTGCATTTTGTGGATAAATGCTATAACAGGAGATAGTAGCATTCACAGATAATATAGACAGATGCTGTAATAGACATAATGGCTGTGTAATTACAAAGTAATTTAGGCTGGAAGTACGGAAGTGCCTACAAGGAGGGTTGACTTTTTAGTCAAAATCATACCTACCTCCAGTTTAAGACCCACTATGTAATTTAAAGAATTAAATTTTGTGGGTAAATATATATGGATGCACAGGTGGGCACATTCCTGTAGTGATTCTGTCTCGACATTATGTCTCATTGTACATGTTTAGGTTCGTCTCAAGGAAGAAAAGGATACCAACAAAGAAGCAAATGGACCTAGAGGTAGATCTGCAAAAGAAAGGCAGGTgagtttcacagttttctgagtGGATTTAAGTGATGTTTCTCACAGCAGCTGTATATACACCATATTCATACCTAAGTTGTGGGAGGTTTGAGTGTGGTGTCTTTGTTTTCGTCCTCTTAGGTCCTGGGCTGAAGATGGAATGCATGGATGCATATTTGCTCAAATGAAGTATGCAACCTCCTGACCAGTGTTCACTGGACAAACAAAGAAGGACGCCTTGCTGTTGTTCCCGGGGGGTTATTTGGATTCTTGCTCAACAGGCTGCTTCACttggtgagtgtgtgcgtctatgtgcatgtgtgtgtgtgtgtaaaagagagagggagacagagtcTGACTGCTTTCCTGGAAATGCCATTCCATTGGTCAAAACACCATAGCAACATAGTTCCACCTATGACAAGGGAGCAGCCAGTGGTTTTGAAGGAGTGATGTGGAGCAGAAAACTACATGGGGTGGAGTCGGGAGGGCAGCGCTGGGGGAGGGATTGGGGTGGGGGAAAGTCTGGGGGTCTGTTTTGGCCCGAGGCTCCAAACTCAAATTGAGATTCCATAGCACGTACAACCTGTTGTGCTGATCCGTGCAATgcactctctgtctccctcacaaCAGCAGATGCTTCCCCTACAGTTGGTTGATTTAAGTTTTATAGCTTTCTCTGGCCATTAGTTTATGCCCGTTAATATTTCTTTCAGTTTGAAAACTGTATAAACTGCCTTAATCCTCGCACATGGAACTATAGTAGATTATGTATAAGCCATTTCAGAATTCAACCTCACATCAAAAGTAATCTAAATTCTTGcataaattgtgttttgtgtttcacttaACAGCAGAAATAGTAGACAAAGGAATGTATTCAGTTGCAGTGTAACTCCCTGCTCAGACTTACTGTATTGCCTGATGCTAGTGGCATTCACAAATCCCACTAGTTGTTGCAGGGTTTAAGTTTTTAATTCTGCTAGATGTCTTGCATAACATACTTTAGGGCAATAGCGATTCTAAGCCAGAAAATAAAGTAAAGACAAGAAACGTAACAAAGTAGGTTACTTTGTGTGCAGTCATGCTCCGTGTTCATCAAAATAACACCCTATACTTCCTCTGTCACGGGACATGGGGACTGCACTCCAATCAGGGCCTCATTTCCTTTTATGTCTCTACAGCTGTAAGTCTAGTAAAATCATAAAATGGCACAAATTTTAGCAAATAATGTTAAAATGACTAGGATTAATAAATTTTACCGTACGGAAGGAATGAATGTCTACAACACGAAATCAACGTTTTGTAGACATTCACTACTTGTGGAAGCTGGCGATACGGCAATAATATTATTAGCTCAGTCATTTAAATGGATGCATacaaagaaacaatgaaaacaccAGATAATACTGTGAGAAAATATATGCACAGTTTATTGATAGATGCAAATAAGTGAGGCACACACAAAATAGTTCAAATCAATGATGTATTAGTTGTGAGATCAGaccacattgtttttttctcttcaacaTCAGAGACATCGGTCATGGACAAAAACCTGCATGCAGGCGGTTAATTTCTTGTCACTTTATTAGGAAAAATTCTTTATTGGAGACTAAAAGCAGCCTACACGGGACAAACggtgggaaaaaacaaaaaacaggcccagctgctgctgtgccaaaaaaacacaactcgATAATCCACatatggaaaataaacacagaaattcCAGTGACTACTACAGGATAACAAATTatatcataaatattttttaactgcTGCTCATATTCATGGCTTTTTAAGACCTGCTTGggctcattttctttcttatatCATCTACAAATAACTGTACAAAGTTGTTTCTAGAACATCCTGTGAAAGGCCAGTTTCACCAAGGACAAATGGTCAGTAATATTTACATTTGGCTTCCAAGTCACTGTAACATATACAAAGAACAAAAGGCACTGTGACAAATGTCagaacatttaaatatatactAAAAGTATGGATAAGGAAAAGCTGGGCATTATCCATTCAGCAGAAGCAATCGCTAATGTTGAGAATTGTTTTGTCATTCCAATTCAAATTGAGTTGCATTAGACAGTATGGATTATCATTAATTTATACAGAGTCTGTTTATTATGCAGTGCTGTTTAACAAGGCCTGAGATAACATAGATTTAAGGAAGGCTGCCTTTGATCATTCCAACTAATAAACCAGTATCCACGGAGGAACAGGCATTATTCTGATGATCTAGTTCAAGAaaagtttgtgttgtttacaCAGTACACAGTACAGCACTATGTGCCCATGAATAAATGTATGACGGAAAAGGAGCAACACTGTAAGTCTGCTAGTGACCTTATTTTTTATCAAGATATCCAGTAAAGTAAAAAGTTAGCTGCACATTTAGACAAGACACAGCATTACTTTGCAAAGCTGGCTGACACAGAATAGGGTTATGAATTATTAGCCTGTTCTCAGTGGTACAATGTCTCAATTGATatttaataaatacacaaaatacagtGTCACACAGGAAACTTTGGTAAGTGTATTATAGAATTATGAATACTGTCCATATTCTTCCTTTTTTACCGATGTATTTATCAGCCTCGTTGGCACCAAGTGATTCTAGTCTGTATGTCAACCTTTCAGTGATTTTTGTCCATATGTCCATAAGTCTGTGACTGTATGGCTGAGCTTTCAGGTCATTTCTTTGTTAAGTTGACAGTTTGTAGCAGGATACCGTTTGTGTAAAAGGTTCAGAGTGGACGGCTAAGTTGATGCATGGCTCTCATGCATGTAGCAGTAGCGCAAGCAGTTGGGCAGGTTTCACAGTATCTCCAAAGGATCACACTGTCTGGACCAATCCATAGTGTCTAGACATTAACATTATTGGTCTTTCTCATTCACACAAATAACTTTGGCTCCACTTGCGCACATTTTTAACGCCCACGTGAGCCATTACTTTAGTGAGTAGAGAAGTTCAGCAGTatggcagagggacagagggtgAGCCGAGGAAAAGTACTGACAGCACAACCAGTCCTCCAGCTCTGCGTTCCTCTCAGATTCCAGAGAACGCTCAGCGAACTTCATCATCAGGAGGGCGCGCTTCACATCTAGCCAGTTGAGGAGGCCCTCGTGTCGGGATCCATCAACAAAGCCTCCTCCCTGTCCATGTTTCTCCAACTGCTGCTCCATCAGGTCCTTCCTGGGGCCCCAGAGCAAGCTCTGCAGTATGCGTTTGGCTTCCTGGATATGGATTCGTTTGATGGGGTCGGGTTGGAGCAGGAGCTGGGCGAGCCTCTGGAGGCCAGCTGAGtaaagggagacagaggggatgGGGGGCAGTTCCTCGCAGCGGTAGTCTTGTTCCTTAAGTGCTGGGCTAACCTCAAATGGGTTGGGTTGGTGGAGAAGCTCATAGATCAAGATGCCCGTTTGGAACTCGTCAAATTTGCGGTACTGGGCTGCTGACAATATCTCAGGTGCCAGCCTGGCGTGGTCACGTTTGGTGCGAGGGTCTACATTGGTTGAGGCAGCGTCCTCAGAAGAGCGACGTTTGGCCTTGGCAAAGTTGCTGATGAGGAGCCGGGGAAGGTGGCGCTGATTGTCTATACCACTTGAGCCATTACTGGCACTGTTGTCATTGTTGGTCTGTTGTGGGAACTGGGAGGGCCTGCGGTGATGAGGCACCAACAACAGGTTTTCTAGGCAAAGGTCACGGTGCGTGACTCCATGCTCTTTCAAGTGCTCCAGGCCattgcagagctgcaggaggaggaagcaaacACGGCGCTCATAGACTTCTGGCTGAGTTTTGTGGAATGCCTCCCATTCCCGAACAAAGTCagctgtggtctgctggggaaTCTCAGGGGTGATGACCACCACTCGCTCTCGGTCTACCTGTTGGCCCGGTGCAGATGTGGAGGGCTGAGGCAGCTGTGTGGCAGGTGTGGTGCGCGGAGATACTTCGTCAGAAGGCAGCATGCTCTGGGGGACACAAGCGAGAAAGTGTCCACGGTCCTGCTGGAGGTTGAAGTGGGGAGGCATGCTCTGCTGAACTGACAGACCGTAGAGATGGCCCTGTTTGGCCTCCATGGATGGACTCTTACAGATCTGGAGAGGTACAAACACAAAGGACAGTGGGAGGCAGGGATGAAGGGAAGGTAGAAGAAAGGGACGGGGGGGCAGATTCCACACAGAGACGGAAAGAGAGGGGAGCCAAGAAACATAAAGGAATGCTTGTTTAGTAAGGTTCCAAGGTCAATGCCAATTGAGTTTCTGCTCTAAATCAAGTGAAAGCAGTGTCCTTGAAAAGAGATTTAAACTTAATTCTCaactgaaaagttttttttttaaaaagcctttttAACCCACTAGTAGACTCATTGAATGAGACTGTCCGTGTCTTGTAAGCTATGGcaacaaacatgcaaatgtctCCTGTTAAGTTTTAGCATGTTCTCATTGTGTGCTAGGGTCAGATTTATAAATATAATCTCTTCTTTGTGATTCAACTGGACTAAAATCTACTTTTAGGGGGTTCAAGTTTAAGCCAGCAACGCATTGGTAACAAGTCAATACATCTAGTTACATGAACACATATTGTATAACACTAATCAATTTCTGGTTTCAGATTATAATAAGATGATCAGTATTTGTGAAAGGATGGTCTCACATTGCACTGTGCGTATTGgataatatatatgtgtgtgtgtgtgtgtgtgtgtgtgtgtgtgtgtgtgtgtgtgttggccttgaCAACAGAGGTTTGTCTGACTGTAAATCCTGCCTGGAATGTAAAGATTAATTGGGCCTAGAGATATTAAGCAAGACTGTGGGCACCCAGGCTGTGGCACAGCAAGTACTGTAGAAACGGCTTCTGTTTTGTACAGCACTAATGACTTTGGGACAAAGGTCAGTGAGACTGAATCCACACCCTTCTTTTCTCAGTGGTTGTTTACACTACATGCCCTGAAGGTTTGCGCGGTAGTGGGACCATCCCATCTGTAGCCTAAGAACAAACAAGATCACCAACCGAATTCATTCTCCTCGTTCCGTCCTCAAACTGTCAAAGAACAGTTTACAACACCCACTGTGCAAATTATTCCTTAAACAACAGTAAAGCTAATCCTGAATGAGCCGTGAGTCGTTGTCTTGTCAACAACCTCTGACAGGAAAGACTAAACACTTTTGCTAGTGCAACCAACCACCACACTTGTTTACAATCCAATACTTGTTGTGTTCTGTACtcaatgtttaaaataaaaggcGATGAAATGATCATAGGGCTCAGATATCAGCAACTCCAAAAGATTATTCAGTCCCTAAAAGTCTATTAAATATTAACTGTATGCTGTATGCTGTAAGAATTCTGGGACCTGTAGTGTTGCACCTCAACTGCTGTTGCAGTGTAACACTACAGGTGTTTATACTTATCACAAATTAGGTCCAGTATTTTAGAGATTACCTTCACAGCGTAGGAGCTGCCAGGGTCTGAGGCACAAGCAGCAGAGTAGTACACAGCATCTCCTGCGTTGCAGCTTGGCTTGTTAGAAGTGAGCCTGAACAGAGACCAGTTGCTCTCCTCAAACCTCAGAGTGTTCTTCTGGGAGCGGGTGAAGTGATCCTCACATTTTAGAGCCAAGCGTCGTAGAGACTCTGCATACAGACCTCCCAGTTTGGAGTACACTCCCTCTCTACTGTCAATGTTACTCAGAAGAGTCTGGAGCTGCAGGCTGGAGCCCAGATTTGGTGCCGGAACTGGTTCTGAGGATGAGAAGGGTGCGCTGAGCtgaggagaagaggagcaggTGATGCTGGTTCGACAGTGGACACCCAGACGCCCGTGAGTCTTCAGTGGCTCATCCAGTGTCCGGGACCTCAAGGGTCGGCCTAGCGGGGCATGGCAACGCTCCAGAGACTCGTTGGAGGAGAAAATGGGCCGTGGGTCGACGGGGCTGGACGGTAAACTGGACCTGGAGCTAACATCAGGTCGACACACGTTGCTCTCTGAGCCAGTGAACGGAAGGCGTGGGTAGGCCCGGACAAAGCCTTTTCCGTTCGCGCTGTCGGGAGCTGACACGGTGCGGTTGACCATTTTTTTCTCCGGGAGTGGCGGTGGCTGACTACCTAAACTGCTGAGGGAGGGTGGGTGAGGAGACCCTGGAGCTGAGGCCGCTGGACTTCTGGGAAATGGAGAGCCACAAGACATCCGTGTAGCATCCCGAGAATCTAAGaagagagaatttttttttttttacatcagcaGGTCTGCAAATTGATTATTCAAAATGGAAATACGTGTTATAGCATGAGAAAGGTGAAGTACAGTGTACAGtgaatattagaaaaaaaactttgaataTTCTGATATGTGGTAAAAACAATACTGCAATTGACCACAAAAACTGTGACTGACAAACAATGTAACAAAAACTTCTCGTTTTCTATTGTAAATAAAATCAACTGCAGATTCACACAATGCATCCTGTGTTTGTCACTGTCCTTATGAGTTAACTTCCCATACCCAAACAGTACACACAGACTTACATGTTCCTGGGTGACAGCtgtgaatttgatttatttaccACACTCCATCTGTCACTGCCTACTGCTTAGCCTTAGCTAGCACAAGCACATACCTCGTTTCCTCAAAAGAGCTGGAAATTTCCACAATCCAGGATTCACGCTGACACTCAAAACATCTTCCATCAAATTATAATCCATTTGTTAGTTAAAGACTTAAAGTTGGAACTTGACATTGCACTAGAGGAGACAGATACTGAGATAATTGCATGGTGCAGTTTTCAATAACTGCTTTCACAGAGGGGGAAgactgtaaaggaaaaaaaaaagttctctgtAGGATGTAGCCAAGCCCTTTTTCCCTCGTTATCAAACTCCATAATTATCTCTTCAAACAGCATTGCCCAGGAAGTTACAGCAATTACAACAGTCTGAGAGTCACAGAGGTTTAAAGCTGATACGAGAAGGATGACAATAATCTCTAAACCAAGTATAGATGCCACTCATTCTGTGCCACATCTCAGGTTTGATGACAGATAGAAATCAACACCGGGTCAAAAcaatgtgtatatgtgcactTGACGAAAGAAAAGGAGAATAGATAAGCTGTCAGACTGCTGCTATAAAACCTTGCAAcactccctttcctcttcttaaTCTTGCTGCTCAGTTTCACTCTGGCCAAAGTACATCTTCATAGTAAAACATGGAAACTTTCAGACTCTGAATATGTGTATCAGTTAAAACCTTAGACTTCCGTGTACAAGTCGCTATTGGAATAGATGGACCTGTGCCACAGATATTTTAATAAACCTGGCCAAAATATGAGTGTGAGAGGTACTTACCGGTGTCAGCAGTCAGGTTGTCAGTAGAGGCGGTGGGTAGGCTGGCACTGCTCAGGCCCCATGGAGATGAAGTAGTACTTTCTGCTGATCCTTGTTGGCTGCAGCGGTCCAGCTCCATGTTGCTGCCACTCATCTTACTGGACACTCtgtaaaagatgaaaacaaaagaaaaaggctaaatgaaTTTGATAGgacaacatttaaacaaacatgcaTTCAAGCTCTATTTTGTGTATAATTCTTTCTGCGCCTGCATTGCTGTCTGCCTGTATAAGTGTCTCAACTTTTTCACAACAGCCCAG is a window of Toxotes jaculatrix isolate fToxJac2 chromosome 16, fToxJac2.pri, whole genome shotgun sequence DNA encoding:
- the LOC121195330 gene encoding inactive tyrosine-protein kinase PRAG1-like — translated: MSACSDFAEHVWKPGSCKNCFHPLSAHKTVGGLDGSVPAACLKSSLGGDEEAGVTTPSPYSKPTIAVKPTMMSLDTNESTDVNMNIEQENTKSPVDRLGFKKLLDLSSLYIDSNGCNKAHRDTVLQSPEAKMDYNNSFSFAPLSPNILPKDSMIIGNIFVTQEEGRGSQSLKKNANGDTRRQQSSTTAIRTKSTYNGSSVTTKANYQEAHQASVEIPLSVNIVPSSPVAVYSNGTSSGSMATVTTKTSSTSTTFPTTTIRVDTTRLSPPPALHSAPVLSKQTSLSDSSCSYRSSTDSLPGAEGSGGRQVRSGSPQSPPSIDRPQSAPNSPNGHPDSEPIYAESTKKKRRPQANGVQSHPASPNLSKNSSCSEPELSGESQRATITVMAARTEENNRTFYLSSPDSAVSTQCHFSPTARKDPSSPAFRWPSPSHSAPSVATEASLTPTLYPKPHSSPPIPPKRNTRSPKLGTSSLSPSMSSPVPLPELPKLGTSSLSPSMSSPVPLPELPMLFLVSAREGHFKVHTEHHSATSERWHKPHNHSPGWNCCIEEEEEDEERERKEGGEKKKPAGNPGTTSRVTGLVNGAAVWKEARDWQAHSSPPPMTEPGTAPPAAPNNGACQGETEGTGAEEEGKHNGSMPAKQPLHGGSSELLAAGKGIANNEPNPPPPPPKKLHRVSSKMSGSNMELDRCSQQGSAESTTSSPWGLSSASLPTASTDNLTADTDSRDATRMSCGSPFPRSPAASAPGSPHPPSLSSLGSQPPPLPEKKMVNRTVSAPDSANGKGFVRAYPRLPFTGSESNVCRPDVSSRSSLPSSPVDPRPIFSSNESLERCHAPLGRPLRSRTLDEPLKTHGRLGVHCRTSITCSSSPQLSAPFSSSEPVPAPNLGSSLQLQTLLSNIDSREGVYSKLGGLYAESLRRLALKCEDHFTRSQKNTLRFEESNWSLFRLTSNKPSCNAGDAVYYSAACASDPGSSYAVKICKSPSMEAKQGHLYGLSVQQSMPPHFNLQQDRGHFLACVPQSMLPSDEVSPRTTPATQLPQPSTSAPGQQVDRERVVVITPEIPQQTTADFVREWEAFHKTQPEVYERRVCFLLLQLCNGLEHLKEHGVTHRDLCLENLLLVPHHRRPSQFPQQTNNDNSASNGSSGIDNQRHLPRLLISNFAKAKRRSSEDAASTNVDPRTKRDHARLAPEILSAAQYRKFDEFQTGILIYELLHQPNPFEVSPALKEQDYRCEELPPIPSVSLYSAGLQRLAQLLLQPDPIKRIHIQEAKRILQSLLWGPRKDLMEQQLEKHGQGGGFVDGSRHEGLLNWLDVKRALLMMKFAERSLESERNAELEDWLCCQYFSSAHPLSLCHTAELLYSLK